A stretch of DNA from Synechococcus sp. UW179A:
TTGCTGAATTCCGCCTTGACTTCAATGGATTTCCCTTCACGACGTGGAGTGCCGATGAAGGCCTTGACCGGCACGGCTCCGTAATAGAAAGCGGCCTGGGCGCCACGGATCTGCTGAAGGTTGATTCCTCCCAGATCGGCACCAGCGCCCTCTGGGAAGTCCAGAGTCACGTAGTAAACGGCGCAGCACTCGAAGGCGTACCACCGGTAGTTGGTGAGTTTTGCCTGCGTCGGCACTGTCACAAAACTGGTTTGGCCATTAATCTCAAGGGCTTTTGCAGTTGATGTTGTGATCAGTACAGCTGCGGCCAGGGTTGAAGTCAGAAGACGCATGGGCGGGGCTTGATTCGTGGATCCTCGTTGCACTGTGCAGTGGTGCAGACAACACCTCTTCATCGTTCAGCTCTTCCCGGTCCAGCCGGCCAGATGAGCGGCAGCTCGCGACTGAGCCAGCCTTCGGGATGCCGGCAGAGCCGGCTCCAGTTGCGAGGAACTGAACGGAGGCAGAGGGCGGGTTCGTAGCCATGCCCCCCAGCGAAACTCGTGATAAGGGATCAGCCGCTGTGGCTTGATCAGACCCTCCTTCTTGAGTTTCCAAACGAGGCTTCGATAGGGATCGTCCTCGAGGCCCAGCAATGACTGGGGCAGCTTGGAGGGTTCCCAGGGCCCATTGCCGCGTCCGTCATGGAGATAGAGCCAGCCCCGATCCTGCAGGGCCAGCAGGGCTGCATGGCGGTTGTCGCTGTCAAGCTCAGCAATCACGTAGCCATAGGTGGTGACATTGGGGTCCATCTCCAGCAGTGCTCTCAGACGGTGGTGTCGATCCACCATCCAGAGCTCTCCGAGGAGGTTGCGTACCAAGGGCACCGGCTTGCCGCGCAGATACTCGAGCCGTTCTTTGCTGCTTTCCTGACTGAAGTCTTTCTGACGACTCCGCACTTCCGCAAGCCCGACGCACATCTGTGTGGGCTGGAGATCTTTCACACTGACTTCGATCAGACTGTGGTCATCGTCATGATCAGGAATCCGGTCGTAGCGAGGCAGATGCACACTGGACTCCAGGTCTCGACGGATCTAACCCTATGCGGATCCCACAAATTGATTGGTTTGCTGATCCTGATCGCACCCTGAGAAGAGCTGCAAACCAGACCCATCAGAATGCCTGGTAGTTGAGCGTCAGTTGCTGTGGACCAGTCGTTTGATCTTGTGGTGCTCGGAGCCGGTTCAGGTGGCCTGGCGGCCGCCAAGCGGGCGGCACGTCATGGTGCTCGCGTGGCCATCGTGGAAGGGGATCGGGTTGGCGGCACCTGCGTGATTAGGGGGTGCGTCCCCAAGAAACTGCTGGTCTACGGATCCCAGATGGCTGAGCAGATGAAGGAGGCCTCCAGTTACGGCGTCCATCCGTCTGAGGTCCGGATTGATTCAGCCCAGTTGCTGGCGAATGTGCGAGCTGAGGTGGATCGCCTCAATGCCATGCATATTGACTTTTTGGCGAAGGCCGAAGTCACTCTGATCAAAGGTTGGGCACGGTTTGAGGATGACCATCACATCCTTGTCTCCGCTGATCCCGGTGGTGCTCCAGAGCAACGCCTGCATGCAGAGAGGGTTCTGATCGGTGTCGGCGGCCGCCCTCAGCGGCCTGATATTCCAGGAGTTGAGTTGGGCTGGGTCAGCGACGACATGTTTCTGCTCGAGCGTTTCCCGGAGCGCATGGTTGTGGTGGGTGCCGGCTTCATCGCCTGCGAATTCGCCGGCATTCTCAGTGGCCTTGGTGTCGAAGTGACACAGCTGGTGCGTCGCGAGCATCTATTGCGCGGTTTTGATGCCGAACTTGCAGCTGTTGTGCAGGAGGGTATGGCTGAGAAAGGTGTGAATGTGCAATTCTCCACAGGCCCTGAAGCGATTGAGGGAAAGCCGGGAGACCTGGTTGTGCAAACCAATCGCGGCGATCGAATCGCCTGCGGAGGGGTGCTGCTGGCTACTGGAAGACGACCCTTTCTGCAGGGTCTCAACCTCGATGCTGCGGGAGTGACGATCCAGGGCAATCGCATTCCCGTTGATGCTGATCAGCGCACCAATGTGCCCCATGTGTTCGCTGTTGGTGATGTGACCGATCGCATCTGCCTCACTCCAGTGGCGATTGATGAAGGTCGCGCCTTCGCAGACAGCGTCTACGGAGACCGTCCGCGACAGGTGGACCATCAATTGGTGGCCAGTGCCGTATTTAGTCAGCCGGAGTTGGCGACGGTGGGATTGTCGGAGGAAGACGCCATCGCCCAATACGGCCCCGATGGGGTGGTGATGTATCGGGCCCGCTTCCGCTCCATGGCTCAGGCCTTACCCAAGCGTGGCCCGCGCTGCCTGCTCAAGCTGGTGCTCGAGGTTGAAACTGAGCGCGTGCTGGGCTGTCACATGGTCGGTGAACATGCTGCAGAGATCATTCAGATGGCGGCGATCGCCGTTGGGATGAGGGCGACCAAGTCAGATTTTGATCGCACGATGGCTCTGCATCCCACAGTCTCGGAAGAATTCGTGACTATGGGCTGATCACGTCAGAACTGATTCAGGATGAGCTGATCAGCTCACAGTGGGAGCCGTCTCTGGATCAGTTCTGAAGTCTCTGATGAAGAGTATCTGCCATTCGTAGTGCCAAGGCGATAGTGGTGAGACCAGGCCCCACGCTTGGGCAACTCGGGAACACACTGCTGTCGGCGATATAGACGTTGTCGAGTTCATGGCACTTTCCTGTTGCATCCACCACCGATGCGACAGGGTCATCCCCCATGCGGCAGGTGCCGCATGCAAAACCCACCACGCTGAGAGGTGCTTCTCCACGAGGATGAACTGGTTCTGACGTCACCACGTTGGTGCCCGGGTCGGCTTCAACGGCCTTGAGAGTGTCGATCCACCGGTAAACCAGTCGATCATGAGCTTCACGGTTGTTGTGGAGATAATTGATGCGGATCTGGTCCTTGTTAAGCCACACCTTGTTCTCCTGATCAGGAAGAACCTCGCTCATGGCCCACCATGCCACTGTGCGGGAAGCAAGGCGCTTGATGCCGAAATTGGGGATTAGTTTGCTGACAAGAGAGAGGACAGGTGGTGATTCAGCAAATAGAGCGTCCTGAAGAACACCTCCAGCAGCTTGAATATGCCCTAATGGAAAACTCACATTTTTGTCTCCCCAGTAGTAGTCGTTCACTCCGTAAGACCGTGCGTAGAGGCCGCTGTTGGGTGCTGCGGAACGTTGCAGGATTGATGTGATTTGAACGTTCATTAGGTTTCTGCCCACCTGGTCCGACTTGTTGCTTAGACCGCGAGGGTGACGTTCATTGCCGGATCGCAGCAGAATGGCAGGTGTGTTGATCGCACCTGCTGCCAGCACGACTAGATCGGAGGAAAACAACCAGATTTCTCCGTCCACATCCGCCTCCACCTTCTTCACCTCACGTCCGCTTGGACTCACATGCAGCCTTAGAGCTTTTGCCTTGTAGCGGATCTCTAGATTGCTGGTATCGGCATTCGCTAGTCCGCAGAGCTCCGCATCACCCACTGGGCTTTCTTCATTGTCTGACCAGCTGAGAGGTAGGTCATAAGGTTGACAACCCTGGCGCAGAAGCCCATCCCGCAGTTCTTCCAGGAATGGCAACACCGGGCGCGGTGAACGTTCAAATCCTTTGCTGCGTGTCGGTTCTGTGGGATCAACGCCAGCTTTGCCATGAACCCGATAAATCGTCTCAGCCTGGTCGTAGTACGGCGCTAAATGGTTGTAATCGAAGGGCCATGCCGGCGAAACTCCCTCTTGCAACGGCAGATCGATGAAATCCTTTTCGCGCATGCGCTCGAGCACGGCTCCCCAGATTTTGGTATTTCCGCCGAGGGCGTAAAAAGTTTGGGGTGAAAAGGGATCCCCATCAGGCCCAAACCAAAGTTCATCTTTGACACGCGGACGCTTTTGCCAACCCGCTTCCACGGCTTCTCCTCGCTCGAGTAAAAGCACACTGCGTCCTTCGCGGCTGAGGGAACCCGCCAGAGTGCCTCCTCCTGCACCACTCCCGATGATGATGATGTCGTAATGGCGGTCGTCGATGATCATGGGTGGCTGATGTCGTTGAGAACTGAGTGATTCAGACGGCGATCAGCTGGTTCGCTGCCACACATAAATCAGCAGATAAAGGATGATCCAAATCACATCCACGAAATGCCAGAACAGGCTCACTGCTGTGACGCCCATATCCCCCTTGGCGTAGTTGTTGGGCCGGAAAGAACGCGCCAGCATCAGGCCCATCAGCAGGATTCCAGTGATCACATGCAGGCCGTGAAAGCCGGTCAGTAAATAAAACGTTCCTCCGAAAACTCCACTGCTTAAACTAAACGCCAGCTCCGACCATTCCACATACTGCCCATAGACGAAGTAGCTGCCCATGGCCATTGTGAGCAGCCACATGGCCCGAAAGCCCCAGAGATTTTCCTTATGCAGATAGCGCTCTGCGAAATAGGCAACAAAGCTGGAGCTCACAAGAATGACTGTATTAATCAAGGGCATTCGTGTCTCGAGGCCTTCGACACCTTCAGGAAGCCATTCAGGACTGGTGATCTTCAGAAGTGAATACCCGACAAAAAATGCCAGGAAGATAATGCTTTCCGAGCAGAGAAAAATGATGAAGCCAGTGAGATTGTGCCCGTCGTGCTTGATATGTCCGGGTACATGATTCAGCGGTAGATCAGCATTGGTGCTTGTCATGGATCAGGCCTCCATCGAACGTCGGACATAGAACTCCTCGTCTTCGACAAGGGGTTTGCCCAGGCCATAGCCATAGGGCTCACTGATCACAGTGGGAATATCGTCCTCGAAATTCTCTGCAGGAGGTGGCGAGGGAAGTAACCACTCCAGGCCAATGGCTCTCCAGGGATTGGCGGGAGCCTTCGCTCCCCTCGCCCAGGAGCTGACGATGTTGAG
This window harbors:
- a CDS encoding DUF2808 domain-containing protein, producing the protein MRLLTSTLAAAVLITTSTAKALEINGQTSFVTVPTQAKLTNYRWYAFECCAVYYVTLDFPEGAGADLGGINLQQIRGAQAAFYYGAVPVKAFIGTPRREGKSIEVKAEFSNDARSVDIRFDTAVPPGETVTIAFQAGVNPPDDIYTFSLTAIPAGPNPIHQMVGVVQMEIFEPVY
- a CDS encoding ParB-like protein, whose translation is MHLPRYDRIPDHDDDHSLIEVSVKDLQPTQMCVGLAEVRSRQKDFSQESSKERLEYLRGKPVPLVRNLLGELWMVDRHHRLRALLEMDPNVTTYGYVIAELDSDNRHAALLALQDRGWLYLHDGRGNGPWEPSKLPQSLLGLEDDPYRSLVWKLKKEGLIKPQRLIPYHEFRWGAWLRTRPLPPFSSSQLEPALPASRRLAQSRAAAHLAGWTGKS
- a CDS encoding GMC oxidoreductase; this translates as MIIDDRHYDIIIIGSGAGGGTLAGSLSREGRSVLLLERGEAVEAGWQKRPRVKDELWFGPDGDPFSPQTFYALGGNTKIWGAVLERMREKDFIDLPLQEGVSPAWPFDYNHLAPYYDQAETIYRVHGKAGVDPTEPTRSKGFERSPRPVLPFLEELRDGLLRQGCQPYDLPLSWSDNEESPVGDAELCGLANADTSNLEIRYKAKALRLHVSPSGREVKKVEADVDGEIWLFSSDLVVLAAGAINTPAILLRSGNERHPRGLSNKSDQVGRNLMNVQITSILQRSAAPNSGLYARSYGVNDYYWGDKNVSFPLGHIQAAGGVLQDALFAESPPVLSLVSKLIPNFGIKRLASRTVAWWAMSEVLPDQENKVWLNKDQIRINYLHNNREAHDRLVYRWIDTLKAVEADPGTNVVTSEPVHPRGEAPLSVVGFACGTCRMGDDPVASVVDATGKCHELDNVYIADSSVFPSCPSVGPGLTTIALALRMADTLHQRLQN
- the gorA gene encoding glutathione-disulfide reductase, with amino-acid sequence MDQSFDLVVLGAGSGGLAAAKRAARHGARVAIVEGDRVGGTCVIRGCVPKKLLVYGSQMAEQMKEASSYGVHPSEVRIDSAQLLANVRAEVDRLNAMHIDFLAKAEVTLIKGWARFEDDHHILVSADPGGAPEQRLHAERVLIGVGGRPQRPDIPGVELGWVSDDMFLLERFPERMVVVGAGFIACEFAGILSGLGVEVTQLVRREHLLRGFDAELAAVVQEGMAEKGVNVQFSTGPEAIEGKPGDLVVQTNRGDRIACGGVLLATGRRPFLQGLNLDAAGVTIQGNRIPVDADQRTNVPHVFAVGDVTDRICLTPVAIDEGRAFADSVYGDRPRQVDHQLVASAVFSQPELATVGLSEEDAIAQYGPDGVVMYRARFRSMAQALPKRGPRCLLKLVLEVETERVLGCHMVGEHAAEIIQMAAIAVGMRATKSDFDRTMALHPTVSEEFVTMG
- a CDS encoding heme-copper oxidase subunit III, yielding MTSTNADLPLNHVPGHIKHDGHNLTGFIIFLCSESIIFLAFFVGYSLLKITSPEWLPEGVEGLETRMPLINTVILVSSSFVAYFAERYLHKENLWGFRAMWLLTMAMGSYFVYGQYVEWSELAFSLSSGVFGGTFYLLTGFHGLHVITGILLMGLMLARSFRPNNYAKGDMGVTAVSLFWHFVDVIWIILYLLIYVWQRTS